The following proteins come from a genomic window of Actinomarinicola tropica:
- a CDS encoding family 1 encapsulin nanocompartment shell protein, which translates to MNHLHRELAPVSDRAWAEIRDEARSVLRQFMAARKLVELDGPAGWEHDAVPTGRTEELAPGPHDGVTGRVRRVQPLVELRASFELARRELEAVDRGADDPDLEPVADAARRVALAEDAAVFDGYAAGGIDGIASASPHEPIRITDDYEDYPSSVAKAVAKLKFEGVEGPYAIALGPRCYQGVVETTQRGGYPVFEHVRHILDGPIVWAPSVNGAVVISQRGGDFELTLGQDVSIGYLSHDDDTVRLYLEESMTFRAIGPEAGIALRYDDTERPKGRRGSLRR; encoded by the coding sequence ATGAACCACCTGCACCGCGAGCTCGCACCGGTCTCGGACCGCGCGTGGGCCGAGATCCGCGACGAGGCCCGCAGCGTCCTGCGCCAGTTCATGGCCGCCCGCAAGCTCGTCGAGCTCGACGGCCCGGCGGGATGGGAGCACGACGCCGTGCCCACCGGCCGCACCGAGGAGCTCGCGCCCGGGCCCCACGACGGCGTGACCGGGCGCGTGCGGCGCGTCCAGCCGCTCGTCGAGCTGCGGGCCAGCTTCGAGCTGGCCCGACGCGAGCTCGAAGCCGTCGATCGCGGCGCCGACGACCCCGACCTCGAGCCGGTGGCCGACGCCGCCCGGCGCGTCGCCCTGGCCGAGGACGCCGCGGTGTTCGACGGCTACGCCGCCGGGGGCATCGACGGCATCGCCTCGGCGTCGCCGCACGAGCCGATCCGCATCACCGACGACTACGAGGACTACCCGTCGTCGGTCGCGAAGGCCGTCGCCAAGCTGAAGTTCGAGGGGGTCGAGGGCCCCTACGCCATCGCGCTCGGACCCCGCTGCTACCAGGGCGTGGTCGAGACCACCCAGCGGGGCGGCTACCCGGTGTTCGAGCACGTGCGCCACATCCTCGACGGCCCCATCGTGTGGGCCCCGTCGGTCAACGGCGCCGTCGTCATCAGCCAGCGGGGTGGCGACTTCGAGCTCACGCTCGGCCAGGACGTCTCGATCGGCTACCTGTCCCACGACGACGACACCGTCCGCCTCTACCTCGAGGAGTCGATGACCTTCCGGGCGATCGGTCCCGAGGCCGGCATCGCGCTGCGCTACGACGACACCGAGCGGCCGAAGGGCCGCCGGGGGTCACTCCGGCGTTGA
- a CDS encoding encapsulin-associated ferritin-like protein, with amino-acid sequence MEVPVASEGYHEPAELLDPETMDRHRAIISLMEELEAVDWYDQRINATSDPDLAAVLAHNRDEEKEHAAMMLEWLRRRDPRLDQELRTYLFTDGDILAVEDEAVGGGATEGPADDGSLGIGSLREVAR; translated from the coding sequence ATGGAGGTGCCCGTGGCCAGCGAGGGCTACCACGAGCCAGCCGAGCTCCTCGACCCCGAGACGATGGACCGCCACCGGGCGATCATCTCCCTGATGGAGGAGCTGGAGGCGGTCGACTGGTACGACCAGCGGATCAACGCCACCTCCGACCCCGACCTCGCGGCGGTGCTCGCCCACAACCGCGACGAGGAGAAGGAGCACGCGGCGATGATGCTCGAGTGGCTCCGACGTCGGGACCCCCGTCTCGACCAGGAGCTGCGCACCTACCTGTTCACCGACGGCGACATCCTCGCCGTGGAGGACGAGGCGGTCGGCGGCGGCGCGACCGAGGGCCCGGCCGACGACGGCTCGCTCGGCATCGGCAGCCTGCGGGAGGTCGCCCGATGA
- a CDS encoding ArsR/SmtB family transcription factor, whose amino-acid sequence MASDDVFDALGDPTRRRILALLTQGGPSTATRLADELAITRQAVAKHLDQLRSAGLTRVDKVGREARHAVVPERLDHAAGWLDARAREWEGRLRRIEAEVARRRVDGPATGA is encoded by the coding sequence TTGGCGTCCGACGACGTCTTCGACGCCCTCGGCGACCCGACCCGCCGCCGGATCCTCGCGCTGCTCACCCAGGGCGGCCCCTCGACCGCCACCCGGCTGGCCGACGAGCTGGCGATCACGCGCCAGGCCGTCGCCAAGCACCTCGACCAGCTGCGCTCCGCGGGGTTGACCCGGGTCGACAAGGTGGGCCGCGAGGCCCGCCACGCGGTCGTTCCCGAGCGCCTCGACCACGCCGCAGGCTGGCTCGACGCCCGTGCGAGGGAGTGGGAGGGGCGCCTCCGCCGCATCGAGGCCGAGGTCGCCCGGCGTCGTGTCGACGGCCCGGCGACGGGAGCCTGA
- a CDS encoding SRPBCC family protein encodes MSDDAIRTATDLDADPDLVWEALTSPDGVASWLGEGSHLVPESGAALDVADVETGVRKVGRVEQVDPGRRLTFVWWPEGDDPDTGHRVDVVLTPSGHGGGDGTTTLTITEAPLSARASIAGAPWAWRAAGIELALLAPRLACVGTA; translated from the coding sequence ATGAGCGACGACGCCATCCGCACCGCCACCGACCTCGACGCCGACCCCGACCTCGTCTGGGAGGCGCTCACGTCGCCCGACGGCGTGGCATCGTGGCTGGGCGAGGGAAGCCACCTCGTCCCCGAGTCGGGCGCCGCGCTCGACGTCGCCGACGTGGAGACCGGCGTCCGCAAGGTGGGCCGGGTCGAGCAGGTCGACCCCGGCCGCCGCCTCACCTTCGTCTGGTGGCCCGAGGGCGACGACCCCGACACGGGGCACCGCGTCGACGTCGTGCTGACCCCCTCCGGCCACGGCGGTGGGGACGGCACGACGACCCTCACGATCACCGAGGCCCCGCTCTCCGCCCGGGCGTCGATCGCGGGGGCGCCGTGGGCGTGGCGCGCCGCCGGCATCGAGCTGGCCCTCCTGGCGCCGCGCCTCGCGTGCGTCGGCACCGCCTGA
- a CDS encoding ATP-dependent Clp protease proteolytic subunit, which produces MSGYLVPTVVERTSNGERAFDVYSRMLDQRVVFLGTQIDDASANLVVAQLLHLEAQDPDRDIQLYINSPGGSVTAGFGIYDTMQYIAPDVATTCVGQAASWAAVLLAGGAPGKRAALPNARVLIHQPHGGAEGQASDMAIQVREMQFARERVEELLAEHTGQPRERIAADIERDYIVRGEDAVAYGLVDHIVERRRLQPVSAAC; this is translated from the coding sequence ATGAGCGGCTACCTCGTGCCCACCGTCGTCGAGCGGACGAGCAACGGCGAGCGGGCCTTCGACGTCTACTCCCGCATGCTCGACCAGCGGGTCGTCTTCCTCGGCACCCAGATCGACGACGCCTCCGCCAACCTCGTCGTCGCCCAGCTGCTCCACCTCGAGGCCCAGGACCCCGACCGCGACATCCAGCTGTACATCAACAGCCCCGGGGGGTCGGTCACCGCCGGCTTCGGCATCTACGACACCATGCAGTACATCGCTCCCGACGTGGCCACCACCTGCGTCGGCCAGGCCGCCTCGTGGGCCGCCGTCCTGCTCGCCGGGGGCGCGCCGGGCAAGCGCGCCGCGCTGCCCAACGCCCGGGTCCTCATCCACCAGCCCCACGGCGGCGCCGAGGGCCAGGCGAGCGACATGGCCATCCAGGTGCGCGAGATGCAGTTCGCCCGCGAGCGCGTGGAGGAGCTGCTCGCCGAGCACACCGGCCAGCCGCGGGAGCGGATCGCCGCCGACATCGAGCGCGACTACATCGTCCGGGGCGAGGACGCCGTGGCCTACGGGCTCGTCGACCACATCGTCGAGCGCCGCCGGCTCCAGCCCGTCTCCGCCGCCTGCTAG